Proteins encoded in a region of the Manduca sexta isolate Smith_Timp_Sample1 chromosome 9, JHU_Msex_v1.0, whole genome shotgun sequence genome:
- the LOC115455686 gene encoding golgin subfamily A member 6-like protein 22 isoform X1: MRELSAPRRTQINVEKTPRRSGSASPRKRSPVGKISNVPSSLSQLLGTFDYEENSSILDSIPEREWRLLAALARKREEDDERERLADQFRKMWQKEKEEREMVEAETLDQYKRYLHAKRQQERSWLEYKRFQKGLEQQARRGQLMDCIRHKERRSQDLLAWRDDKKATEIIDKALEEEARAQLAADRRIRMSEAEQWKKRVELLDAEKKSNDARKRRSAILRDASQRVAISNALNSWESSLLRQEMCALESARRAQHAAHAALTHARSARLARARDARLRRARKLAAITAQMRDAVRTGRS; this comes from the exons aaacgcCGCGCCGTTCGGGCAGCGCGTCGCCGAGGAAAAGATCGCCCGTCGGCAAAATTTCTAATG TGCCAAGTTCTTTGTCACAACTCCTCGGGACCTTCGACTATGAGGAAAATAGCAGCATCCTGGATTCCATCCCGGAGCGTGAGTGGCGTCTGCTCGCAGCGCTGGCTCGCAAGAGAGAGGAGGATGACGAGAGGGAACGGCTCGCCGATCAATTTAGGAAGATGTGGCAGAAGGAAAAAGAAGAGAGAGAGATG GTAGAAGCTGAGACCTTAGACCAATATAAGCGCTACCTGCACGCAAAGCGGCAACAGGAAAGGTCGTGGTTGGAATACAAGAGGTTCCAGAAAGGCCTGGAGCAGCAGGCGAGAAGGGGCCAGCTCATGGACTGCATCAGACACAAGGAGCGCAGAAGCCAGGACTTGCTGGCTTGGAGAGATGATAAAAAG GCGACTGAAATAATAGACAAAGCTCTGGAAGAAGAAGCGAGAGCGCAGTTGGCAGCCGACAGACGGATTCGGATGTCAGAAGCTGAGCAATGGAAGAAGCGGGTAGAACTGCTGGACGCTGAGAAGAAATCCAACGACGCCAGGAAACGTCGCAGCGCTATCTTAAGGGACGCTTCGCAG CGAGTGGCGATCTCCAACGCCCTAAACAGCTGGGAGTCGTCGCTGCTCCGCCAGGAGATGTGCGCGTTGGAGTCGGCTCGGCGCGCGCAGCACGCGGCGCACGCGGCGCTCACGCACGCTCGCAGCGCGCGCCTCGCCCGCGCCAGGGACGCGCGGCTGAGGCGGGCGCGGAAACTCGCCGCCATTACCGCTCAGATGAGAGACGCTGTCAGGACTGGCAGGTCGTAG
- the LOC115455686 gene encoding golgin subfamily A member 6-like protein 22 isoform X2, translating to MLSLGSRDASYSKQTPRRSGSASPRKRSPVGKISNVPSSLSQLLGTFDYEENSSILDSIPEREWRLLAALARKREEDDERERLADQFRKMWQKEKEEREMVEAETLDQYKRYLHAKRQQERSWLEYKRFQKGLEQQARRGQLMDCIRHKERRSQDLLAWRDDKKATEIIDKALEEEARAQLAADRRIRMSEAEQWKKRVELLDAEKKSNDARKRRSAILRDASQRVAISNALNSWESSLLRQEMCALESARRAQHAAHAALTHARSARLARARDARLRRARKLAAITAQMRDAVRTGRS from the exons aaacgcCGCGCCGTTCGGGCAGCGCGTCGCCGAGGAAAAGATCGCCCGTCGGCAAAATTTCTAATG TGCCAAGTTCTTTGTCACAACTCCTCGGGACCTTCGACTATGAGGAAAATAGCAGCATCCTGGATTCCATCCCGGAGCGTGAGTGGCGTCTGCTCGCAGCGCTGGCTCGCAAGAGAGAGGAGGATGACGAGAGGGAACGGCTCGCCGATCAATTTAGGAAGATGTGGCAGAAGGAAAAAGAAGAGAGAGAGATG GTAGAAGCTGAGACCTTAGACCAATATAAGCGCTACCTGCACGCAAAGCGGCAACAGGAAAGGTCGTGGTTGGAATACAAGAGGTTCCAGAAAGGCCTGGAGCAGCAGGCGAGAAGGGGCCAGCTCATGGACTGCATCAGACACAAGGAGCGCAGAAGCCAGGACTTGCTGGCTTGGAGAGATGATAAAAAG GCGACTGAAATAATAGACAAAGCTCTGGAAGAAGAAGCGAGAGCGCAGTTGGCAGCCGACAGACGGATTCGGATGTCAGAAGCTGAGCAATGGAAGAAGCGGGTAGAACTGCTGGACGCTGAGAAGAAATCCAACGACGCCAGGAAACGTCGCAGCGCTATCTTAAGGGACGCTTCGCAG CGAGTGGCGATCTCCAACGCCCTAAACAGCTGGGAGTCGTCGCTGCTCCGCCAGGAGATGTGCGCGTTGGAGTCGGCTCGGCGCGCGCAGCACGCGGCGCACGCGGCGCTCACGCACGCTCGCAGCGCGCGCCTCGCCCGCGCCAGGGACGCGCGGCTGAGGCGGGCGCGGAAACTCGCCGCCATTACCGCTCAGATGAGAGACGCTGTCAGGACTGGCAGGTCGTAG